The following proteins are encoded in a genomic region of Reichenbachiella sp.:
- a CDS encoding Hsp20/alpha crystallin family protein translates to MSLIKYNPRTLRTFTTNNLFDDLFNDRFFNNDVTVGKSFTPQVDISETEKAFELSFAIPGIKKNEINIDLNEGQLIVSGERKFEEKKEEKNFHSVETRYGSFSRSFHLPDNIDANKVEAKYEDGLLNITIPKDEKKIQKKTIAIK, encoded by the coding sequence ATGTCATTGATTAAGTATAACCCAAGAACCCTAAGAACATTCACTACAAACAATCTGTTTGATGACTTGTTCAACGATCGTTTTTTTAATAACGATGTAACTGTTGGAAAATCATTTACCCCACAGGTAGATATTTCCGAAACAGAGAAAGCATTCGAATTGAGCTTTGCCATTCCTGGCATCAAGAAGAATGAAATTAATATTGACTTGAATGAAGGTCAGTTGATCGTAAGTGGCGAAAGAAAATTTGAAGAGAAGAAAGAAGAAAAGAACTTCCATTCTGTGGAAACCAGATATGGCTCTTTCAGCAGGTCTTTCCACTTGCCAGACAACATTGACGCAAACAAAGTCGAAGCAAAATATGAAGATGGTCTTCTGAACATTACCATCCCTAAGGATGAGAAAAAGATTCAGAAGAAGACCATTGCTATCAAATAA
- a CDS encoding Do family serine endopeptidase has translation MNNRQFFIRMVFASMLGGFVALGGYQLIKEEPVRVIQADNQPVRFSNFELDSSAMIVPEGLNFVYAAKAVTPGVVHIRSTFEGVSRSGQSNQFDEYFRQFFGDPQGGGHPQQRQSMGSGSGVIISEDGYIATNNHVIENATEIEVLLNDNRTYKAEIVGTDPTTDLALLKIEASGLPFVKVGNSDQVQIGEWVLAVGNPFEFRSTVTAGIISAKGRNINILRNRNNLQIESFLQTDAAVNPGNSGGALVNLRGELVGINTAIATPTGTYAGYSFAVPANLVDKVLADLKEFGVVQRALLGINIRDVNAQLAEDEDLNVLEGVYVINVNPNSGADEAGIENGDVIIAVQGEKVTKTSELQEKVALNRPGDKVKVTLIRNGKEKTVTATLKNTLGTTTTIASSNNMTIQGGTFADLSKDEKEELKVEGGAKLLKVEDGKWKDAGIKEGFIVTAIDKRPILSVEDLSRALSRTNGGSGLLIEGLYEDGEKAYYGIGW, from the coding sequence ATGAATAATAGACAGTTTTTTATAAGAATGGTGTTTGCCTCTATGCTGGGAGGATTTGTAGCGCTTGGCGGATACCAGTTGATCAAGGAAGAACCTGTTCGCGTGATTCAAGCAGATAATCAACCCGTGAGATTTTCGAACTTTGAACTGGACTCCTCTGCTATGATAGTACCCGAGGGGCTAAATTTTGTTTATGCAGCTAAGGCCGTAACTCCAGGCGTCGTGCATATACGCAGTACGTTTGAGGGTGTTTCTCGATCAGGTCAATCCAATCAGTTTGATGAATATTTCAGGCAGTTTTTTGGAGACCCACAGGGTGGAGGTCATCCACAGCAGCGCCAGTCGATGGGATCTGGAAGTGGCGTGATCATTAGTGAAGATGGCTATATAGCCACCAATAATCATGTAATCGAAAATGCAACTGAAATAGAAGTATTGCTGAATGACAACAGAACCTATAAAGCAGAAATTGTTGGTACGGACCCTACCACAGATTTAGCATTACTTAAAATAGAGGCCTCAGGACTGCCATTTGTAAAAGTTGGCAATTCTGATCAAGTCCAAATTGGTGAGTGGGTACTGGCCGTAGGTAATCCATTTGAATTCCGCTCTACAGTTACTGCGGGTATCATCAGTGCCAAAGGAAGAAATATTAACATCCTAAGAAATAGAAACAATCTTCAGATCGAATCATTCTTACAGACAGATGCAGCCGTAAACCCTGGAAATTCGGGTGGCGCTTTAGTCAATTTGAGAGGAGAACTAGTAGGAATAAACACAGCCATAGCTACACCGACCGGAACTTATGCCGGGTATTCATTTGCCGTGCCAGCCAATTTAGTAGATAAGGTATTAGCCGACTTAAAAGAATTTGGTGTGGTACAAAGAGCTTTGCTCGGCATCAATATTCGAGACGTCAATGCACAATTAGCTGAGGACGAAGACTTGAATGTCTTGGAAGGTGTTTATGTGATCAATGTCAACCCAAATAGTGGCGCGGATGAAGCTGGAATTGAAAACGGTGATGTGATCATAGCCGTACAAGGAGAGAAAGTGACCAAGACTTCTGAATTGCAAGAGAAGGTCGCATTGAACAGACCTGGTGACAAAGTAAAAGTGACACTAATCCGAAATGGAAAAGAGAAGACAGTCACAGCCACTTTGAAGAATACGCTGGGTACTACCACAACGATAGCTTCATCCAACAATATGACCATTCAAGGTGGTACGTTTGCGGATCTTTCTAAAGATGAAAAAGAAGAGCTAAAGGTCGAAGGTGGCGCTAAACTCTTGAAAGTAGAAGATGGCAAATGGAAGGACGCTGGAATAAAAGAAGGGTTTATCGTAACTGCGATTGACAAAAGACCTATTCTTTCAGTAGAAGATTTGTCTCGTGCACTATCCAGAACCAACGGAGGTTCGGGCCTTTTAATCGAAGGCTTGTACGAAGATGGCGAGAAAGCTTATTACGGTATTGGCTGGTAA
- a CDS encoding putative sugar nucleotidyl transferase yields MNIALADLSEHRTKLFPFTLTRPVADLRVGILTIREKWEKHLKQSIHFLAVPELVGKFPKPTGAIDLIINGAICPNAELLKAIQSLNDKEVLKSGELFIAAKGSFDPSDPTINLKGYQPVEFQKSCTVINRSWDLFSNNKAQLNADFELLTNGRESQKIIDPHTIVYGDQVFLEEGVDIKAAILNAEEGPIYLAKNSIVQEGATIRGPFGLGENSRINMNAKIREGVTIGPNCKIGGEVSNSIVYGNSNKAHDGYLGNAVVGEWCNLGADTNNSNLKNNYDEVKAYDFETNNFIKTGLQFCGLFVGDHSKTAINTALNTGTTIGVCSNVFGSGFPSTYIPSFSWGGGDQTVIHKFDKAIETARKVWARKNIKDTDEDEKILKTIFDRSTKK; encoded by the coding sequence ATGAACATCGCCTTAGCAGACCTATCTGAGCATAGGACTAAGCTATTTCCATTTACCCTTACCCGACCCGTAGCAGATTTGCGCGTCGGCATTTTAACGATTCGTGAAAAATGGGAAAAGCATCTCAAACAATCCATTCATTTTCTTGCCGTACCAGAACTGGTGGGAAAATTCCCAAAACCCACAGGAGCAATTGATTTGATTATTAATGGGGCGATTTGTCCCAATGCAGAATTATTGAAGGCTATACAATCTCTAAACGACAAAGAGGTTTTAAAAAGTGGTGAATTGTTTATAGCAGCCAAGGGCTCATTTGACCCATCTGATCCGACAATCAACTTAAAAGGGTATCAACCGGTTGAATTCCAAAAGTCTTGCACCGTGATTAATAGAAGTTGGGATTTATTTTCCAATAACAAAGCGCAACTGAACGCTGACTTTGAATTGCTTACCAACGGCCGAGAGTCACAAAAAATTATTGATCCGCATACCATCGTATATGGCGATCAAGTTTTTTTAGAAGAAGGAGTTGATATCAAAGCTGCCATTTTGAATGCAGAAGAGGGACCAATCTATTTGGCGAAAAACAGCATCGTACAAGAAGGAGCGACGATTCGAGGACCTTTCGGCCTGGGGGAAAATTCTAGAATAAACATGAATGCCAAGATTCGTGAAGGTGTAACCATCGGACCAAATTGTAAGATTGGTGGAGAAGTGTCTAATTCTATTGTTTACGGAAATTCCAACAAGGCGCACGATGGTTATTTGGGTAATGCGGTAGTAGGTGAATGGTGTAATCTAGGCGCAGATACCAATAATTCTAATCTCAAGAACAACTACGATGAAGTCAAAGCCTATGATTTTGAAACCAATAATTTCATCAAAACAGGTCTGCAGTTTTGTGGACTTTTCGTTGGAGACCATTCTAAAACGGCCATTAATACAGCCTTAAATACAGGAACAACAATTGGCGTTTGTTCGAATGTGTTTGGAAGTGGATTTCCATCCACTTATATCCCTTCTTTCTCATGGGGAGGAGGTGATCAAACGGTGATTCATAAATTTGACAAAGCCATCGAAACAGCGAGAAAAGTATGGGCACGTAAGAATATCAAAGACACCGACGAGGACGAAAAGATATTAAAAACTATCTTTGACCGCTCGACCAAAAAATAG
- the hemH gene encoding ferrochelatase: protein MAKKGILLVNLGTPDSPSVKDVRKYLREFLMDGRVIDIPFVSRWLLVNLIITTFRGPKSAKEYQKLWEDRGSPLKFYSEDLTVEVQKKLGNDYIVELGMRYQSPSIENGLRNLQAKGATQIKVIPLFPQYASATSGSVIEKVMDIVKGDQVIPKIDFEGPFYNHPKLLQTFVENARVWMNDHDYDHFVFSYHGLPERQIYKAKIDTCALGDCCNTCDAKNQYCYRAQCFETTRLLMQELNIPEDKVSTTFQSRLGKDPWIKPYTEDTLKELAGKGIKKVLAFSPAFVADCLETTLEVGETYKEEFIELGGERWDLVESLNVHPSWVDCVCDLAKN from the coding sequence ATGGCCAAAAAAGGAATTCTTCTTGTCAACTTGGGTACACCGGACAGCCCATCCGTAAAAGATGTTAGAAAATATTTGAGAGAGTTTCTTATGGATGGCCGTGTCATAGACATTCCATTTGTTTCGCGATGGCTATTGGTGAATTTGATTATCACTACTTTCCGAGGCCCTAAGTCTGCCAAAGAATATCAAAAGCTTTGGGAGGACAGAGGATCCCCATTGAAGTTTTATAGTGAAGACTTAACCGTCGAAGTTCAAAAAAAATTAGGGAACGACTATATAGTGGAGTTGGGCATGAGATACCAAAGCCCATCCATTGAAAATGGCCTGAGAAACTTACAAGCCAAAGGAGCTACACAAATCAAGGTCATACCTTTATTCCCACAGTATGCTTCTGCTACCAGCGGATCTGTGATTGAGAAAGTGATGGATATCGTCAAAGGTGACCAAGTGATTCCTAAAATTGATTTTGAAGGACCCTTCTACAACCATCCAAAGCTTCTTCAGACTTTTGTAGAGAATGCCAGGGTTTGGATGAATGACCACGACTATGATCATTTCGTTTTCAGCTATCATGGTTTGCCGGAAAGGCAAATTTATAAAGCAAAGATTGATACCTGTGCGTTGGGAGATTGCTGTAATACGTGCGATGCGAAAAACCAATACTGTTATCGCGCGCAATGCTTTGAAACTACTCGTCTTTTGATGCAAGAATTGAACATTCCGGAAGACAAAGTATCAACCACTTTCCAGTCGAGGTTAGGAAAAGACCCATGGATTAAGCCGTATACAGAAGATACATTGAAAGAATTAGCGGGAAAAGGAATTAAGAAAGTGTTAGCTTTTTCTCCTGCCTTTGTTGCAGACTGCCTAGAAACCACCTTAGAAGTTGGTGAGACTTATAAAGAAGAATTCATTGAATTAGGAGGAGAGCGCTGGGACTTGGTAGAAAGCCTAAACGTTCATCCTTCATGGGTGGATTGTGTTTGTGACCTGGCCAAAAATTAA
- a CDS encoding aldehyde dehydrogenase family protein, with the protein MADKFGIAQALKNLGIEELNMGSSTGSNWIKSNGAVIESFSPADGELIGKVTSGTEETYEEIIKTASEAFKSWRLVPGPKRGEIVRQVGDALREHKEDLGKLVSYEMGKSYQEGLGEVQEMIDICDFAVGLSRQMYGLTMHSERPSHRMYEQYHPLGIVGIISAFNFPVAVWAWNSALAWVCGDVCLWKPSEKTPITAIACQHITDKVFRANGVAEGVNNLIIGDAKIGQLMSNDKRVPLVSATGSTRMGKAVGEAVGARLGRALLELGGNNAIIISKHADLDMSLIGAVFGAVGTAGQRCTSTRRLIIHEDIYEDVKKKLQSAYGQLKIGNPLDESNHVGPLIDTLAVDMYSQAIEKAKAEGGKTVVDGEVLSGEGYESGCYVKPAIFEVENHFEIVQHETFAPILYLIKYSNIEDAIAIQNDVPQGLSSAIMTQNMRESEMFLSHGGSDCGIANVNIGTSGAEIGGAFGGEKETGGGRESGSDAWKVYMRRQTNTINFGTDLPLAQGIKFEF; encoded by the coding sequence ATGGCAGACAAATTCGGCATAGCGCAAGCACTCAAAAACCTCGGCATTGAGGAACTAAACATGGGATCAAGCACTGGTTCTAATTGGATCAAATCCAACGGTGCAGTTATAGAATCCTTTTCTCCTGCAGATGGAGAATTAATAGGTAAGGTGACTTCTGGAACAGAAGAAACCTATGAAGAAATTATCAAAACAGCCTCTGAAGCATTCAAATCTTGGAGATTGGTTCCAGGGCCAAAAAGAGGTGAAATTGTTCGTCAGGTTGGAGATGCTTTACGTGAGCACAAAGAAGACTTGGGTAAATTGGTTTCTTACGAAATGGGCAAGTCTTATCAAGAAGGACTAGGTGAAGTACAGGAGATGATTGACATCTGCGACTTCGCAGTTGGTCTATCTCGTCAGATGTATGGATTGACTATGCACTCCGAAAGACCAAGCCACAGAATGTACGAGCAGTACCACCCGCTAGGTATTGTAGGTATCATTTCAGCTTTCAACTTCCCTGTAGCGGTTTGGGCTTGGAACAGCGCCTTGGCTTGGGTTTGTGGAGATGTTTGTCTTTGGAAACCAAGTGAAAAAACACCGATCACAGCGATCGCTTGTCAGCACATTACTGACAAAGTATTCAGAGCGAATGGAGTAGCTGAGGGTGTAAACAACTTGATCATCGGGGATGCAAAAATTGGACAATTGATGTCTAATGATAAGCGTGTGCCTCTTGTATCTGCTACAGGTTCTACTCGTATGGGTAAAGCTGTCGGAGAAGCAGTAGGAGCAAGATTAGGAAGGGCGCTATTGGAATTAGGAGGAAACAATGCCATCATTATTTCTAAGCATGCGGACTTGGACATGTCTTTGATTGGTGCTGTATTTGGAGCAGTAGGAACTGCAGGTCAACGTTGTACTTCTACCCGAAGACTAATTATTCACGAAGACATCTATGAGGATGTGAAGAAGAAATTACAAAGTGCCTATGGCCAATTGAAGATTGGTAATCCTTTGGATGAAAGCAATCACGTGGGGCCATTAATTGATACGCTCGCTGTGGATATGTACAGTCAGGCGATTGAAAAAGCTAAAGCTGAAGGAGGCAAAACCGTAGTAGATGGTGAAGTCCTTTCTGGAGAAGGGTACGAATCAGGTTGTTATGTGAAGCCAGCCATCTTTGAAGTGGAAAACCATTTCGAGATTGTGCAGCACGAGACATTTGCTCCGATCTTGTATTTGATCAAGTACAGCAACATCGAAGATGCAATTGCCATCCAGAATGACGTGCCACAAGGTTTGTCTTCTGCAATCATGACACAAAACATGAGAGAGTCAGAAATGTTCTTATCTCATGGTGGATCTGATTGTGGAATTGCTAATGTGAACATCGGGACTTCTGGTGCTGAGATTGGCGGTGCATTCGGTGGTGAAAAAGAAACTGGTGGCGGACGCGAGTCTGGCTCAGATGCTTGGAAAGTATACATGAGACGTCAAACCAATACAATCAACTTTGGTACTGATTTGCCTTTGGCTCAGGGTATCAAGTTTGAGTTTTAA
- a CDS encoding type B 50S ribosomal protein L31: MKKDIHPEYKEVIFWDTSSDFKFMTKSTMTSEETIKWEDGNEYPVVKIEVSSASHPFYTGKKLFVDTAGRVEKFNKRYKKK; this comes from the coding sequence ATGAAAAAAGATATTCATCCAGAGTATAAAGAAGTAATCTTCTGGGACACGTCAAGTGATTTTAAATTCATGACAAAGTCTACGATGACTTCTGAAGAGACAATCAAGTGGGAAGATGGAAATGAGTACCCAGTTGTTAAGATTGAAGTTAGTTCTGCATCTCACCCATTCTACACAGGTAAGAAACTATTTGTGGATACTGCTGGTAGAGTTGAGAAATTCAACAAAAGATACAAGAAAAAATAA
- a CDS encoding response regulator, which produces MKYSCVCIDDDKMFNEILEQYIKRVDFLEFAGAYSNPIEGVMAIDKLKPDILFLDVDMPEISGFTTIDALEHKPIIIMVSSHYEHERELLKAGASKFVTKPIVSPDHLANIVKGVLEEEKA; this is translated from the coding sequence ATGAAATATAGCTGCGTTTGCATTGATGACGATAAGATGTTTAATGAAATTCTAGAACAGTACATCAAACGTGTAGACTTTCTTGAATTTGCTGGAGCTTATAGTAATCCCATTGAAGGGGTAATGGCTATTGATAAATTGAAACCAGACATTCTTTTTCTCGATGTAGATATGCCGGAGATTAGCGGCTTTACTACCATTGACGCATTGGAGCATAAACCAATAATAATTATGGTCTCTTCGCACTACGAGCATGAAAGGGAGTTGTTGAAGGCAGGAGCTTCTAAATTTGTTACCAAACCCATAGTAAGCCCCGATCATCTGGCCAATATTGTTAAAGGCGTCCTTGAGGAGGAAAAAGCCTAA
- a CDS encoding cysteine desulfurase family protein, whose amino-acid sequence MKVYLDNSATTPMDPEVFEAMKPYFIENFGNPSSIHSHGRQARSTIEKCRKQIADLLNTSPAEIFFTSGGTEADNTAICSSIESLGVKTAITSRLEHHAVLHTLEYLAKEKKVDLKFVDVDPDGRIDMNHLDSLLQNTPSFVSLMHANNEIGNLNDIKAIGELVTSNNGYFHSDTVQAMGKYVHDLSEIKADFIVGAAHKIYGPKGCGFLYINHETKIEPFIHGGAQERNMRGGTENVAGIVGLAKALEISYRDMNANRKHISSLKERMIAGIKDKVQGATFNGLSGHMNESLYSVINVGLPATDENDMLLFNLDIKGVSASGGSACASGSNIGSHVLTALGVDPDRGAIRFSFSKYTKPEEVDYAVDALAELMN is encoded by the coding sequence ATGAAGGTATATCTAGACAATTCAGCCACAACTCCCATGGATCCCGAAGTTTTCGAAGCGATGAAGCCCTACTTCATAGAAAATTTTGGCAACCCATCTTCTATTCATTCTCATGGAAGACAGGCCCGTTCTACTATCGAAAAATGCAGGAAGCAGATTGCTGACTTACTCAACACTTCACCCGCTGAGATATTTTTTACATCTGGAGGGACAGAGGCGGATAATACCGCTATTTGTAGCTCAATAGAAAGTCTTGGGGTTAAAACAGCCATTACCTCCAGACTAGAGCATCACGCAGTGCTGCATACGCTAGAATATTTGGCCAAAGAAAAAAAAGTTGATCTGAAGTTCGTTGATGTAGATCCAGATGGCCGAATAGATATGAATCATTTGGACTCCCTGTTGCAAAACACTCCTTCCTTTGTCAGTCTCATGCACGCCAATAACGAAATTGGAAATTTGAACGACATCAAAGCCATAGGTGAATTGGTGACATCAAACAACGGATATTTTCATTCCGATACGGTGCAAGCCATGGGCAAATATGTCCACGACCTATCCGAGATAAAGGCAGATTTCATCGTCGGTGCGGCGCATAAAATTTATGGACCAAAAGGATGTGGCTTTCTTTATATCAATCATGAAACCAAGATAGAGCCATTTATCCATGGCGGAGCGCAAGAGCGTAACATGCGTGGAGGCACAGAAAATGTGGCAGGTATTGTAGGGCTAGCTAAAGCTTTGGAAATTTCATATCGTGATATGAATGCCAACCGAAAGCATATTTCATCCCTAAAAGAAAGAATGATTGCCGGCATTAAGGACAAAGTTCAAGGTGCCACTTTCAATGGCCTGTCTGGTCATATGAACGAAAGTCTTTATTCTGTTATAAATGTTGGATTGCCTGCAACAGACGAAAATGACATGTTGTTATTCAATCTGGATATCAAAGGTGTATCTGCCAGTGGGGGTAGCGCTTGCGCCAGTGGATCGAACATAGGTTCTCATGTTTTGACGGCATTGGGAGTAGACCCTGACAGAGGAGCGATTCGATTTTCTTTCTCTAAATACACCAAGCCAGAGGAAGTAGACTATGCAGTAGATGCACTGGCAGAATTGATGAATTAA